The Ziziphus jujuba cultivar Dongzao chromosome 5, ASM3175591v1 genome segment CACTCATTGCTGTGCTGGTGGTTATAATAGTATTGGGTATTTTGGCAGTAATGGTCGGAAGGCTATGCTCGGGGAAGAGTATGATGGGTTATGGTCAGTTTGATTTGGAGAGCTGGGCTGAGAGGAAATGCTCGTCTTGCATCGATGGAAAGATCAACTCCCCACTACCGAGGACCAATATTTCATCCTGCAACTCTGTTCCAATTACAATGCCAGTCGAAACCCATCAAGAAATTGACCAAGAAGAGCTCTCTTCTCCAAATCCTTCTGCAAATGTTTAATAAGTTTTACTCTCTCAGCTTTGTTCAAATTATTATGTGCtcggtgtgtgtgtgtgtgtgtgcgcgcgcgcgGTTCGTTGTCATTGCCTAAGATGCGCTTGAGCCTTTCATTTTCTGTCTACAGATATGTTTTTACAAGTTATCTctaaaatgttgtttttttttttttttttcccccaaattAACTTATGGTTGTTATTCTATTTCTTTCgtctacttttttcttttctttctttttttttccaaagaaaatGTCTGTTAtccagaaaaaaaacaaaaaaaaaaaaaattctaatatgtgcttgcatatatggaatttgattcattcacataaaaattaatatatgtatcttttttgttgttcttattttcaatatttaacatACTAACACATGTATTCTGCCCATTCTGCGGATATTCAATCTTTTATAATCCggaattaaaaaggaaaaaaaaaaaatagaacaaggaaaa includes the following:
- the LOC107420905 gene encoding uncharacterized protein LOC107420905, whose translation is MAMPLYEQPPPPAFTVQQPHSTHSAHGSIGPLIAVLVVIIVLGILAVMVGRLCSGKSMMGYGQFDLESWAERKCSSCIDGKINSPLPRTNISSCNSVPITMPVETHQEIDQEELSSPNPSANV